CTGGCGGTTTAATTCTTTAGAGCGCTCGACTTGGGCTTGACGCGCTTGCTCGGCTAAGAGCTTAACTTCATCAACCGTTGCGCCTTTCTTTTTGGCTTTAGCGGTTTGTTGATGGGCTTTTTTACGCTGCTCGCGTTCTGCATCGGCGGCTTTATCTTTATCAATTAAACCCGCTTTTAATAATTGCTCGTGTAGTGATGCCATGCATTTAATTCCAATGTTTAACCAAGGGATAGCGTTCGATAGGCAAGTGGATTCGGGAAGTTTTAGCAGATGTTAGTATCTTAACTTATTCGCCCACTTGAATCGTAATCATATGTTCGCGCCCTTCGCTGCGACTTTCAACCACTGTATGCCCATGAATACGCGCCCATGCGGGAATATCATGTAATGCACCGGGGTCGGTACAAATTGCCGTAATGAGCGTACCCACGGGTTGTGTTTCGGCGGCTTGTTGCACGCGAATGACGGGCATTGGGCAAAGCAAGCGCCGCGCATCCAGTGTAATATGATTCGATTGTTCAAGGCTCATACTGTTGTAACCAAACTAATTTTGCACGAAATTCGCCGGGGTCTTTACGTAACACTAACGTCCCTAAGCTGGGTTGTAGGCTATCGTGTAAACGGGATAAATAAAAGCGTAAGGCCGCCGCTCTTAACACCCCTGACCAATGCGTGGTTTCTAAGGCTTGCCACGGGCGTAAGGCTTGATAAGCGCTAACGCAAGCATTGACCCGGGCGCTATCTAAACTACCGTCACTCTTTGCACACCAATCGTTTACCACAATCGCCAAGTCATATAACAGGCTATCGTAACAGGCAAAATACAAATCCAAGACACCACTGATGGTATTGTCTACTAATAAGGCATTATCCCGAAATAAATCGGCGTGAATCGTGCCTTGTGCTAGTTGTTGCCACGGAATGCGCTGCTGAAAGGCGATTTCGCTTTGTAACAATTCAGCATCCGCTGCCGCTACTTGTGTGCTTAGTTGTTGCGCGGTTTGCATACGCCAAACATGCCCGCGATCCGGCGCACGATAAGCGGTAAAGTGTTGGGCGCTGTTATGCATGTGCGCTAAGGTTTGACCGATGGCGGCACATTGCGCAAGGTTCGGTTGTTCAACATGCACTCCGGCTAAACGCGTCACGAGTGCAGCAGGTTTGCCGTTTAATTCGTTGAGTATCTTAGTCTTACGATTTTCAATTGGTTGGGCAATGGCTAAGCCAGCCGCCGACCAATGCTGCATAAGCTGCATAAAGTAAGGCAGTTCAGCGGCATGATGTTGTTCAAACAGGGTGAGAACGTATGCACCTTGCGTAGTGTTCACAAAGTAATTGGTATTTTGCAGACCGGCTTGAATACCTGTGAAAGACACTAATGCGCCGATGGCGTAATCGGCAAGGAAGCTGTGGAGTTCAGCTTCACTTACGGGAGTATAAACCGACATTTAATGCGCGCTTACCAAGAGAATAATTTCCAGCTTGGAATCACAGAATCACTATTGCGATCATGTGCATTACGGGTTTTGCCTTGGGAATTTTGTGCATTAATTAAGGCATAACCTTCGCTACTCCCATCGGGAATATAATTCAATTCACTGCGCATTGCGGTGACACGTTCTTCTTGAATCGTGCCGTAACGGTCACGGTTGGTAATAGTTTGTACTTTAACTCGCCCAACTTGCTCAGTGTCTACATTGTCACCAGCGGGTGCTGCGGGGGCGCTTACAACAACTGCTTCTTCCGCTACCACAGCGGTTTCGACAGGCGCAGTGGCTTCAGGCGCAACCTCGGTTGCAACATAAGCCTCCGCTTCCATTGCGGTTTCAGGAACAGCAGCATTCATATCAACGGGCATTTCAGTGCTGCTTAAATCTGGTGGGGGCGGTACATTGGCGATTTCATCGGCATACACGGGTAATTGTGCCATAGCCAGCCATAAGCCCATTACGACTACTTTTTTCATTTTTATAGCTCCACGAAATTTGCCAATTCTTCGGCGGATGGACCCGAAATGGCGTGTTCATAATATTTGAAAATATGATTAACGATAGAATCAGCGTCATCCAAAATGACAAATAAATCCATATCTTGCGGTGATATTGTACCTTGTTTGACCAGCGTATTCCTGAACCAATCCACTAAACCTTGCCAGAACGGACTGTGTACTAAAACAATTGGAATGCGTCGCGTTTTGGTGGTTTGCACCAAGGTTAAAATTTCGGCTAATTCATCTAGCGTACCAAAGCCGCCGGGCATCACCACATAAGCCGACGCATATTTAACAAACATCACCTTGCGCGAAAAGAAATGCCGGAAATATAAAGAAATATCCTGATAAGCATTCGCGCTTTGTTCATGCGGAAGCTGGATATTTAAACCAATACTGGGTGATTTGCCTTCATATGCGCCTTTATTCGCCGCTTCCATTAAACCCGGACCACCGCCACTGACAACAGCAAAGCCTGCATCCGAAAGTTTTAAGGCGATTTCTTCGGTTAATTTGTATAAAGGATCATCGACAGGTGTACGTGCTGAACCAAAAATACTAACCGAGGGGCGAATCCGTGCCAGACGTTCAAAACCGTCCACAAACTCACCCATAATTTGGAAGATTTTCCAACTTTCCCGCGCTAATTCTTGATCACTAATCGGTCTTAAAACCGGGTGCGATGCTCTGGTTTTTTCATCCATGTTTTTCTGCCACGGTAAAAGTACGAATAGTTAAGGCGTGTAATTGCCCAGAGGTAATCGCTTCGTTTACCGCCGCATACACCAATTGTTGGCGCTTTACTTTGGATAAGCCTTCAAACGCATTACTCACGACATCCGTTTCATACTTATAGCCGTCGCCCGTCACACTGACTTGCGCATCAGGTATATGTGCTTGAATGAGTGCAGCGACTGCTTCATTGCTGATACTCATGAAAAACTCCAAATCCGCTCAAACAAGGCATGAAGTATACTACAGCCTGTTTAAACCACAGCTTTATTCTGCGGATTTGTGTTTAGTTAAACTGGCTAGGGCTGGGTGTGTCTAAATATTGCCAGCGGGTATCGTCTGCCGATGCAATTTCCGGCTGAATGGCTTTAAACATATCTTCCCCAATTTTGGCTTGCAGATTGGCATAAGCGCCTTCACGGTTGCTATTGCCGCTGTCTAAATCGTCGTCATTAAAACCACTAAAGTTATAACCCACGCCTAAGCGCCAATTCTCAGCCACCGCTAATTTAACGCCCGCCCCATAGGCATATTGTTTTGCACCATCATCGGTACTTAAGACGCCTGCGTGTACATCAGCGGCTAGTTTTTCATTTAAATCGAAATTGATGCCCGCATCTGCCATTGCAGTGACACTCTGCTGATTGTCTGTACCCATGCGTTGCTGTTGATGTTTAGCCGCTAAGCGCCCGTAAACTTCTGTACCGGATTCCGTTACAAAATTTTGATGGGTGGATACAATGTGCGTGGTGCTATCAAGGGCTTGTTGGCTCTGTTTATCTTGTTTAAGTTGATACAAATATTGGCTGTTTAATTGACCGTCATCAGCTTGCGGACGATGCGCTGCACCTAAGGTAAAACGATGGCGTTTTAACTCGCCTTCAGCGGCTTTATCCACACTTATTTCGTCGCGTACTAAGCCCGTCCAATCCTCGTCTAACTTAGCAACGTAACTGGCTTTCGCGCCATAAAACTCGCGGTTTTCACTCTTACGCGTTTCTAATTTTAGATAGCGTTGCTGATCAGTATTACGCGTATCATTTAAGCTTAAAGAAGTAGCAACTGCATCTTCTACCGCAGAATGGCTGGGCGCTTTAATCACTTCAATATTTGGCTGTAATTCGAGATTTTTTTCTAAGCTATAGCGCCCGCGTAAACCCGTAGCAACTTCGGCATCGGCTTGCGCTGCATCTGCCAACATATCCGAACGATATTCTGAATACAGTTCCAGATTTTTATTCGCTTTGGTTTTGGCTCCTAACTTAAAGGTTTCTCGGCGCTGGGTATCATCTAAGCCTTGTAGACCCAAAATGTCATTACCGTTTTCATAACGTCCATATACGCTAGTATCTTTAGTGAGCGCCACTTCGGCATCCAGCGTGGTTTTATTAAAATCATGTTGTTGTATGTCCTGTTCGTATTCGGCGCGCACGCGTAAAGGGCGCTCGGCAACTTTGAAACTACGTTGAGCGCCTGCTAATACCGTATTGTGTTCGCGGGTTTGGTTAGCTTGTTCATGTTGAATATGGCGTGCCCCCGCACTGACTTGCCAATTATCCACACGCGTTTGAATTTTGCCGGTAATAGCTTGGTTACTGGCTTGGGTCTTACTAGCAGAATTTGCCATGCCTTCCAGCATGACTTGGGTATCGGGGCTAATGACTTCGGTATGGCGTAATTGCGTGCGTTCTGTACCGGCGACTAAGCCAGAAGGCGCATTGTTAAAATGCTCATCAGCATGGGCATATAAAAACTGTGTGCTCGATTTATCATCCCATTCGTGTTGCGCTTGCAGTGTGTAAGCTTGCCCTTGTTGTGCGCTAGAAAAGTCTTCATGTTGCGCATAACCCGCATTAATATTGGTTTTTTTGCTGGGATTATAATCCAAGGCAATGCCTGCCGTTTGTGAACCCTCAGTAGGGTCGTCGTCGCGGCTGTAATTCAGTTGCCCGCTTAAATCATCCGTCAATTGCTGTTTAACGCGTGCGCCTGCCACCCAGTGCTTATCTTGCTTCGCCGTATCCGTCTGTTCATAACTGGCGCGAATAAACATGGGATTGCCATTAATATCAAAACTTGGAATTACACGAGTAAACTGTAAATCGCCGCTAACAGGATCAAGCGTGTAATCAGTTAAGGGCGCTAGGGTATAAGTATTAATGGTTAAATTGGGGTTGGTACGATCTTCTGTAATTAATTCAATGACTTCTGAGCCTGACAGAATATCGCCGCGTGATAAACGATAATTTAAACTAGTGCCATTACCTGCAATCCATTCCACGCGATGACTATGCGTTTGTTGCGCTGCAAATAATTCAATATCCGTATTGCCTAAACTGGTGTGGGATGCCAATCCTGTGATATGCCGGGGCGTGCGTGCTAAGTTTTCGCTTAATGAACCGCTGTCTTTATCCACTGCATAATCGCCATACATCAGGCTATTGACGCCTTTTTCGACTTTTACATACAGCTTGTCATGGCTTTTCGCTTCTTGTCCGTGAATCGACGCATCACCCATTACCGGGTAATAATCGCGGGCAGGGTCTTCATCGCTATAAAAGGGATAATCGTCTTGGGTTTTATCAGAAGCATATGCCAGCGTTAAATATAAGCCACCTTTTAGGCTACCTTTCATAAACACACGCCCTTGCTTAGCGTGCCTACCGCCTTGATGCGCTTGGATATTTAAAAAACCCGTGGCTATCAGCGGGCGTTGGGGGGCGACTTGGCTAATTTGGACTTTGTCTGATAGCTGTTCTAATTTAACGTTTAAACGTACCTTGCCGGTTTGATTTGAGCTGCGTAAATGTATTGTGCCTTGTCCATTGCTAATGCGTACTTGATGCCCATCGACTTGATTTTGAATATCTGGTTCTAACCACTGCCCATCGCTGGCATGTATTGTTAAAAAATAATCGCCTTGTGTCGGTTGCGCATCTTCATCTAATACTTGAATGGTAATCGGTAAATTTGAAATACCTCCATCAGCGGCTAATTCCGTTTTAGCCGGTTGAATAAGAATTTGTGCAGGCGGTTTGGGGCTACGGAGCGTTTTTTGTGTTAAGACCCGATTGGCTTGATTACGCAGTTCTAAATGATTATCACCGGGTTGCAAAGCCAAACCATACCAGCTTAATAATTGAATGTTTTTGCTGCTATCAATCATTTGTTCGCCGACTTGCGCTTCACTAATCGCTTGTCCATTCACATATAAAGTGGCGGTTTCGGTCGCAGGTATAACTAAAATGAGATGCCCATCATCCACGATTTTCGTAGTTGGCCATAACCAGGTATACGCTTGCGCTTGTTGTGGGGTTAGACTGGTAAATAAGCGTTGCACAACAGGGCGTTTAACCTTTTTACTTCGGCTAGGCTTAGCGGATGTGTTATTCAGTAATTGGCTTTGACTGGCTAATAGCGGTTCAGACTGTTTAGCGCGTTCGCCTTGGGCATAGACATCATGATCTTGTAATTGCTTATTTAGATGTTTGACTGCTTTTAAGGTGGCATCCACTTGTTTACTAGGGCAAGCAATTTGAAAATCCACGCGCCGACTAGCCCCGGGAAATACATCTAAAATAAAACTACTACCGTCTTCTAATTGGCGGTTATCTGTCACTAAGGGCTGTGTGCCTTGTGGCAGGCTTTGATTGTCTAATTTAACGGTATGTACGCCGGATTTAACCACCTGAAAGCTAAAATCGCCTTGAGCGTCTGTAATCGCATAACGCCCGTCTTCTAAGAAAACTTTAGTGCCACCAATCGGTAACGCTTCCGCGCTACAGTCTTTAGCAAAACTTACGCGCCCTAAAATTAAACCGTCATTCGATAATAAGCCTTGGTCTTTTAGCGTAAGTTTATTTTGAATCAACGGTGATTTGAGAATGCTCTGATCGGTCAATTGTGCCAGCACTTGCGCTTGCTGGATTAGCTCTAAATCCTTGGCTTTGGCTGTTACCCTGACAATATAACGGACGGTATGGCTTTCACCCTCAGCCAATGGTGGTAATGACCAGGTTTGTGCACCTTTATCAGGTGCAAGACTGGCATTATTCAGTTGTAATCGGTTATCAACCAGTGATAAACCTGTTGGCAATTCCAACCGTAGGCTTAAGGTTTGGGTAGTCTGAGTTGTATTGTTTTGAATATGTAATTGGTAGATTGCTAAATCACCAACTTGGACTTGGCTTTGGCG
This DNA window, taken from Candidatus Thiocaldithrix dubininis, encodes the following:
- a CDS encoding TIGR00730 family Rossman fold protein, whose protein sequence is MDEKTRASHPVLRPISDQELARESWKIFQIMGEFVDGFERLARIRPSVSIFGSARTPVDDPLYKLTEEIALKLSDAGFAVVSGGGPGLMEAANKGAYEGKSPSIGLNIQLPHEQSANAYQDISLYFRHFFSRKVMFVKYASAYVVMPGGFGTLDELAEILTLVQTTKTRRIPIVLVHSPFWQGLVDWFRNTLVKQGTISPQDMDLFVILDDADSIVNHIFKYYEHAISGPSAEELANFVEL
- a CDS encoding homoserine kinase, with the translated sequence MSVYTPVSEAELHSFLADYAIGALVSFTGIQAGLQNTNYFVNTTQGAYVLTLFEQHHAAELPYFMQLMQHWSAAGLAIAQPIENRKTKILNELNGKPAALVTRLAGVHVEQPNLAQCAAIGQTLAHMHNSAQHFTAYRAPDRGHVWRMQTAQQLSTQVAAADAELLQSEIAFQQRIPWQQLAQGTIHADLFRDNALLVDNTISGVLDLYFACYDSLLYDLAIVVNDWCAKSDGSLDSARVNACVSAYQALRPWQALETTHWSGVLRAAALRFYLSRLHDSLQPSLGTLVLRKDPGEFRAKLVWLQQYEP
- a CDS encoding BolA/IbaG family iron-sulfur metabolism protein; protein product: MSISNEAVAALIQAHIPDAQVSVTGDGYKYETDVVSNAFEGLSKVKRQQLVYAAVNEAITSGQLHALTIRTFTVAEKHG
- a CDS encoding sulfurtransferase TusA family protein, with translation MSLEQSNHITLDARRLLCPMPVIRVQQAAETQPVGTLITAICTDPGALHDIPAWARIHGHTVVESRSEGREHMITIQVGE